In the Macrobrachium rosenbergii isolate ZJJX-2024 chromosome 23, ASM4041242v1, whole genome shotgun sequence genome, one interval contains:
- the LOC136851335 gene encoding uncharacterized protein isoform X1, with amino-acid sequence MAATDSSKESFTPEDLHLIRLRFMNTRTSKKVLHGVFLKGISKKREGESLFTFYGRRGIKVESFRKNLNSNQVCTIEHDSAGVTFDVTLLFACIQWGNDGISRNHKSDCWKEGKDVLESKLTSIKNSRNNIVHHDFAYDKNQFEEKTKDLQKLLKRTIELAGERYNISPAIIDKEIDDMSQDLKNYRDKPFQPEDQIYYEKEVLFRAYCELVTTKGKTDIHAAYKERCESIVSPLEHMEKKSLPITVFTEMALKRGLDPKNRKEIKFEDILLRKKGQKALVLLVEGIAGVGKTTLAKKILHDWMEGETSVKSLCKYDILLHAEFRDHSISSFTDLLKTLMPTVSKKLKESDLKEATLSHKVLIFLDGLDENNNNSLQLFQEVVDLTRNRDVSLVVTSRPESLELFYSQGIHSVSHIELLGIPREARESFVSKYYKKMKVCNTQGDESKLLDYLRKTKYNLDDIWMLPYNLAQLVSLWVYEQAVVNAVTTSSELYWQFFLLYKAKLKSRLLRPGKTCSPSEFKMKRKTEKFIDGLCTEALKALIADDMNLLEGAYERLDDICNEQGIPTEEMIGAFLQRIASRVIGGFDVKYIFPHKNLQEFLAALYLFKAMQEELKRQESAMPTNSLVQSDSQSQVSNVISRTLKNYGADLADLAKYRNLLVTFTGIMYLKDEPVPDIMKTEILKLLVETGVRSQRDWLRILNLVKCDKFIVSFISQQPGILEGTVAIQDAFLTSYLSLLKPLSCPLQHKLDIEITVEDERNNLKELLSNIERLKLPVRVLSIRKDFEQDCSVQPDYEEELKNIFERCELEEYKGVWRPSFQMPRAMKYLNVFTPDSQSYKSLIENISVRGAKLESLGISMTPNFDVSSVPCIPTLPECQRGPALYIADVEDEDIPKACDISKKLIASRTSVRSSFVP; translated from the exons ATGGCTGCCACAGACTCATCAAAAGAGTCCTTCACTCCAGAGGACCTCCACCTAATTCGACTGCGTTTTATGAACACTCGCACCTCCAAGAAAGTGCTTCATGGCGTCTTCTTAAAAGGAATATCaaagaaaagggaaggggaatccCTTTTTACATTCTACGGTAGAAGAGGGATCAAAGTAGAGAGTTTCAGGAAGAATCTAAATTCAAATCAGGTTTGCACCATAGAGCATGATTCAGCTGGAGTAACATTTGACGTAACTTTGCTATTTGCCTGTATCCAATGGGGGAACGATGGCATTTCTCGCAACCATAAATCTGATTGCTGGAAAGAGGGTAAAGATGTTCTGGAATCTAAGCTTACTTCCATTAAGAATTCTAGAAATAATATTGTGCATCATGATTTTGCATATGACAAAAATCAATTTGAAGAGAAGACAAAGGACCTGCAGAAACTCCTGAAAAGAACTATTGAACTTGCAGGTGAGAGATACAATATATCCCCTGCGATAATTGATAAAGAAATTGATGATATGAGCCAAGACTTAAAAAACTATCGTGATAAGCCTTTTCAGCCAGAGGACCAAATTTACTACGAAAAGGAAGTTCTCTTTAGAGCTTACTGTGAACTTGTGACAACAAAGGGGAAAACAGACATTCATGCCGCCTACAAAGAGAGGTGTGAAAGCATCGTATCTCCCCTTGAACACATGGAAAAGAAAAGTTTGCCCATCACTGTTTTCACTGAGATGGCACTGAAGAGGGGGCTAGACccgaaaaatagaaaggaaataaaatttgaagacaTTCTTCTGCGAAAGAAAGGACAAAAAGCCCTTGTCCTGTTAGTAGAAGGAATTGCAGGAGTGGGCAAAACGACGCTGGCAAAGAAAATCTTGCATGATTGGATGGAAGGAGAGACCTCTGTCAAGAGCTTGTGCAAGTATGACATACTTTTGCACGCTGAATTTAGAGACCATAGCATTTCATCATTCACTGATCTCTTGAAAACTCTTATGCCAACTGTTTCAAAGAAGCTTAAAGAGTCGGACCTGAAGGAAGCCACATTATCTCACAAAGTTTTGATATTTCTCGACGGCCttgatgaaaacaataataattcattgcagctttttcaagAAGTGGTGGATTTGACAAGAAATCGTGATGTATCCTTAGTTGTGACCTCCAGGCCAGAAAGTTTAGAACTTTTCTACAGTCAAGGAATTCATTCAGTAAGTCACATAGAGCTCCTGGGAATTCCTCGTGAGGCAAGAGAGTCGTTCGTctcaaaatactataagaaaatgAAGGTTTGTAACACCCAAGGGGACGAAAGTAAGCTGTTAGACTACTTGAGAAAGACAAAGTATAATTTGGATGACATCTGGATGCTTCCTTACAACTTAGCCCAACTTGTTTCTCTTTGGGTATATGAACAAGCAGTTGTTAACGCAGTAACAACGTCCTCTGAGCTGTACTGGCAGTTCTTTTTGCTCTATAAGGCGAAGCTGAAAAGCAGGTTGCTAAGACCAGGAAAGACCTGCAGTCCAtcagaattcaaaatgaaaagaaagactgAGAAATTCATTGATGGCCTGTGTACAGAAGCGCTGAAGGCTCTCATAGCCGACGATATGAATCTTTTGGAAGGTGCGTACGAAAGGCTTGATGACATTTGCAATGAACAAGGCATCCCCACAGAAGAAATGATCGGTGCCTTCCTCCAGAGAATCGCCAGTCGGGTTATTGGTGGATTTGATGTCAAGTACATCTTTCCGCACAAGAATCTTCAAGAATTTCTAGCAGCGTTATATCTCTTCAAAGCGATGCAAGAAGAACTTAAGAGACAGGAATCAGCAATGCCAACCAATTCTCTAGTCCAGTCGGACAGTCAGTCTCAAGTGTCAAACGTTATCAGCAGGACATTGAAGAATTACGGTGCAGATTTAGCTGATTTAGCTAAATATCGAAACTTACTTGTGACCTTCACTGGTATAATGTATCTTAAAGATGAGCCAGTTCCAGACATTATGAAGACGGAGATTTTGAAGCTGCTTGTAGAAACTGGGGTAAGAAGCCAGAGAGACTGGCTAAGAATACTGAATTTAGTAAAGTGTGACAAGTTTATCGTGTCATTCATAAGTCAACAGCCTGGGATCTTAGAAGGCACTGTTGCAATTCAGGATGCATTCCTTACGTCCTACTTATCACTCCTAAAACCCCTAAGCTGTCCTCTTCAGCATAAGCTTGATATAGAGATAACCGTTGAGGATGAGAGGAATAACTTGAAAGAATTACTAAGTAACATAGAAAGACTCAAGCTTCCAGTAAGAGTGCTTAGCATCAGGAAGGACTTTGAACAAGATTGCTCAGTACAACCTGATTACGAAGAagagctgaaaaatatttttgaaag GTGTGAGTTAGAAGAGTACAAAGGAGTATGGCGGCCAAGTTTTCAGATGCCAAGGGCAATGAAATACCTAAATGTGTTTACTCCTGATTCACAGTCGTACAAGTCACTCATCGAAAACATCAGTGTCCGCGGAGCTAAGCTGGAATCTCTAG GTATTTCAATGACGCCCAACTTTGACGTTTCCTCTGTTCCTTGCATTCCAACATTGCCAGAATGCCAGAGAGGGCCGGCTTTGTACATAGCAGACGTCGAGGACGAGGACATTCCTAAGGCTTGTGATATCAGCAAGAAACTAATAGCCTCGAGGACTTCTGTAA GAAGTTCTTTCGTTCCCTAG
- the LOC136851335 gene encoding uncharacterized protein isoform X2, whose amino-acid sequence MAATDSSKESFTPEDLHLIRLRFMNTRTSKKVLHGVFLKGISKKREGESLFTFYGRRGIKVESFRKNLNSNQVCTIEHDSAGVTFDVTLLFACIQWGNDGISRNHKSDCWKEGKDVLESKLTSIKNSRNNIVHHDFAYDKNQFEEKTKDLQKLLKRTIELAGERYNISPAIIDKEIDDMSQDLKNYRDKPFQPEDQIYYEKEVLFRAYCELVTTKGKTDIHAAYKERCESIVSPLEHMEKKSLPITVFTEMALKRGLDPKNRKEIKFEDILLRKKGQKALVLLVEGIAGVGKTTLAKKILHDWMEGETSVKSLCKYDILLHAEFRDHSISSFTDLLKTLMPTVSKKLKESDLKEATLSHKVLIFLDGLDENNNNSLQLFQEVVDLTRNRDVSLVVTSRPESLELFYSQGIHSVSHIELLGIPREARESFVSKYYKKMKVCNTQGDESKLLDYLRKTKYNLDDIWMLPYNLAQLVSLWVYEQAVVNAVTTSSELYWQFFLLYKAKLKSRLLRPGKTCSPSEFKMKRKTEKFIDGLCTEALKALIADDMNLLEGAYERLDDICNEQGIPTEEMIGAFLQRIASRVIGGFDVKYIFPHKNLQEFLAALYLFKAMQEELKRQESAMPTNSLVQSDSQSQVSNVISRTLKNYGADLADLAKYRNLLVTFTGIMYLKDEPVPDIMKTEILKLLVETGVRSQRDWLRILNLVKCDKFIVSFISQQPGILEGTVAIQDAFLTSYLSLLKPLSCPLQHKLDIEITVEDERNNLKELLSNIERLKLPVRVLSIRKDFEQDCSVQPDYEEELKNIFERCELEEYKGVWRPSFQMPRAMKYLNVFTPDSQSYKSLIENISVRGAKLESLGISMTPNFDVSSVPCIPTLPECQRGPALYIADVEDEDIPKACDISKKLIASRTSVSRSFG is encoded by the exons ATGGCTGCCACAGACTCATCAAAAGAGTCCTTCACTCCAGAGGACCTCCACCTAATTCGACTGCGTTTTATGAACACTCGCACCTCCAAGAAAGTGCTTCATGGCGTCTTCTTAAAAGGAATATCaaagaaaagggaaggggaatccCTTTTTACATTCTACGGTAGAAGAGGGATCAAAGTAGAGAGTTTCAGGAAGAATCTAAATTCAAATCAGGTTTGCACCATAGAGCATGATTCAGCTGGAGTAACATTTGACGTAACTTTGCTATTTGCCTGTATCCAATGGGGGAACGATGGCATTTCTCGCAACCATAAATCTGATTGCTGGAAAGAGGGTAAAGATGTTCTGGAATCTAAGCTTACTTCCATTAAGAATTCTAGAAATAATATTGTGCATCATGATTTTGCATATGACAAAAATCAATTTGAAGAGAAGACAAAGGACCTGCAGAAACTCCTGAAAAGAACTATTGAACTTGCAGGTGAGAGATACAATATATCCCCTGCGATAATTGATAAAGAAATTGATGATATGAGCCAAGACTTAAAAAACTATCGTGATAAGCCTTTTCAGCCAGAGGACCAAATTTACTACGAAAAGGAAGTTCTCTTTAGAGCTTACTGTGAACTTGTGACAACAAAGGGGAAAACAGACATTCATGCCGCCTACAAAGAGAGGTGTGAAAGCATCGTATCTCCCCTTGAACACATGGAAAAGAAAAGTTTGCCCATCACTGTTTTCACTGAGATGGCACTGAAGAGGGGGCTAGACccgaaaaatagaaaggaaataaaatttgaagacaTTCTTCTGCGAAAGAAAGGACAAAAAGCCCTTGTCCTGTTAGTAGAAGGAATTGCAGGAGTGGGCAAAACGACGCTGGCAAAGAAAATCTTGCATGATTGGATGGAAGGAGAGACCTCTGTCAAGAGCTTGTGCAAGTATGACATACTTTTGCACGCTGAATTTAGAGACCATAGCATTTCATCATTCACTGATCTCTTGAAAACTCTTATGCCAACTGTTTCAAAGAAGCTTAAAGAGTCGGACCTGAAGGAAGCCACATTATCTCACAAAGTTTTGATATTTCTCGACGGCCttgatgaaaacaataataattcattgcagctttttcaagAAGTGGTGGATTTGACAAGAAATCGTGATGTATCCTTAGTTGTGACCTCCAGGCCAGAAAGTTTAGAACTTTTCTACAGTCAAGGAATTCATTCAGTAAGTCACATAGAGCTCCTGGGAATTCCTCGTGAGGCAAGAGAGTCGTTCGTctcaaaatactataagaaaatgAAGGTTTGTAACACCCAAGGGGACGAAAGTAAGCTGTTAGACTACTTGAGAAAGACAAAGTATAATTTGGATGACATCTGGATGCTTCCTTACAACTTAGCCCAACTTGTTTCTCTTTGGGTATATGAACAAGCAGTTGTTAACGCAGTAACAACGTCCTCTGAGCTGTACTGGCAGTTCTTTTTGCTCTATAAGGCGAAGCTGAAAAGCAGGTTGCTAAGACCAGGAAAGACCTGCAGTCCAtcagaattcaaaatgaaaagaaagactgAGAAATTCATTGATGGCCTGTGTACAGAAGCGCTGAAGGCTCTCATAGCCGACGATATGAATCTTTTGGAAGGTGCGTACGAAAGGCTTGATGACATTTGCAATGAACAAGGCATCCCCACAGAAGAAATGATCGGTGCCTTCCTCCAGAGAATCGCCAGTCGGGTTATTGGTGGATTTGATGTCAAGTACATCTTTCCGCACAAGAATCTTCAAGAATTTCTAGCAGCGTTATATCTCTTCAAAGCGATGCAAGAAGAACTTAAGAGACAGGAATCAGCAATGCCAACCAATTCTCTAGTCCAGTCGGACAGTCAGTCTCAAGTGTCAAACGTTATCAGCAGGACATTGAAGAATTACGGTGCAGATTTAGCTGATTTAGCTAAATATCGAAACTTACTTGTGACCTTCACTGGTATAATGTATCTTAAAGATGAGCCAGTTCCAGACATTATGAAGACGGAGATTTTGAAGCTGCTTGTAGAAACTGGGGTAAGAAGCCAGAGAGACTGGCTAAGAATACTGAATTTAGTAAAGTGTGACAAGTTTATCGTGTCATTCATAAGTCAACAGCCTGGGATCTTAGAAGGCACTGTTGCAATTCAGGATGCATTCCTTACGTCCTACTTATCACTCCTAAAACCCCTAAGCTGTCCTCTTCAGCATAAGCTTGATATAGAGATAACCGTTGAGGATGAGAGGAATAACTTGAAAGAATTACTAAGTAACATAGAAAGACTCAAGCTTCCAGTAAGAGTGCTTAGCATCAGGAAGGACTTTGAACAAGATTGCTCAGTACAACCTGATTACGAAGAagagctgaaaaatatttttgaaag GTGTGAGTTAGAAGAGTACAAAGGAGTATGGCGGCCAAGTTTTCAGATGCCAAGGGCAATGAAATACCTAAATGTGTTTACTCCTGATTCACAGTCGTACAAGTCACTCATCGAAAACATCAGTGTCCGCGGAGCTAAGCTGGAATCTCTAG GTATTTCAATGACGCCCAACTTTGACGTTTCCTCTGTTCCTTGCATTCCAACATTGCCAGAATGCCAGAGAGGGCCGGCTTTGTACATAGCAGACGTCGAGGACGAGGACATTCCTAAGGCTTGTGATATCAGCAAGAAACTAATAGCCTCGAGGACTTCTGTAAGTAGAAGTTTTGGGTAG